A genomic window from Rhodococcus sp. KBS0724 includes:
- a CDS encoding glycoside hydrolase family 57 protein, translated as MFALVLHSHLPWLANHGRWPVGEEWLYQSWAGSYLPLTAALRRLADEGRSNLLTLGITPVLAAQLDDPHCLAGMHHWLGNWQIRAHEAAGMPDAAHRELGAREHRASAAALEDFETRWQHGASPVFRDLIDRGAFELLGGPLAHPFQPLLDPRLRAFSLREGLADAQARWNHTPTGIWGPECGYTPGMERGYAEAGVTHFMVDGPALRGDTTLGRPVRDSDVVAFGRDLQVSYRVWSPKSGYPGHGAYRDFHTYDHETGLKPSRVTGRTVDSADKAPYDPELAARAVDKHVADFVEAVRARLRSESARIGRDALVVAAFDTELFGHWWHEGPQWLEKVLRALPEAGIRVGTLNDAQAAGYVGEPVQLEDSSWGSGKDWRVWAGDQVSDLVQLNAEVVDTALGAVDKSRGHDNAPGRPELRNRVNDQVLRETLMTVSSDWAFMVSKDSAAGYARERAHKHAHATREIAEAVVSGKDAVATRLADGWNRADGLFPGLDARRLPDTELSPS; from the coding sequence ATGTTCGCCCTGGTCCTGCACTCGCACCTGCCGTGGCTCGCCAACCACGGACGGTGGCCCGTCGGCGAAGAATGGCTCTACCAGTCGTGGGCCGGGTCGTACCTCCCCCTCACCGCGGCGCTACGACGCCTCGCCGACGAAGGTCGATCCAACCTCCTGACGCTGGGAATCACGCCGGTACTCGCGGCGCAGCTCGACGATCCGCACTGCCTGGCCGGTATGCACCACTGGCTCGGCAATTGGCAAATCCGAGCGCACGAAGCTGCCGGGATGCCAGACGCGGCGCACCGTGAACTCGGCGCGCGTGAGCACCGTGCGTCGGCTGCAGCGTTGGAGGACTTCGAAACCCGTTGGCAGCACGGCGCTTCCCCGGTTTTCCGCGATCTCATCGACCGTGGCGCTTTCGAATTGCTCGGGGGCCCGTTGGCTCATCCGTTCCAGCCGCTCCTCGACCCACGACTGCGTGCGTTCTCCCTCCGCGAGGGCCTCGCCGACGCTCAGGCGCGGTGGAACCACACCCCGACCGGCATCTGGGGACCCGAATGCGGATACACACCCGGCATGGAACGTGGCTACGCCGAAGCCGGCGTCACTCACTTCATGGTCGACGGTCCCGCGCTGCGCGGTGACACGACCCTCGGTCGACCGGTCCGCGACTCCGACGTTGTGGCCTTCGGCCGCGACCTGCAGGTCAGCTACCGCGTCTGGTCGCCGAAATCCGGATATCCGGGCCACGGCGCGTACCGCGATTTCCATACCTACGACCACGAGACCGGCCTGAAGCCGTCCCGGGTCACGGGCCGAACCGTCGACTCCGCCGACAAGGCTCCTTACGATCCCGAGTTGGCGGCACGTGCAGTCGACAAGCACGTCGCCGACTTCGTCGAGGCTGTCCGGGCGCGCCTGCGCAGTGAATCCGCGCGTATCGGGCGCGACGCTCTGGTTGTCGCGGCGTTCGACACCGAACTGTTCGGACACTGGTGGCACGAGGGTCCGCAGTGGCTCGAAAAAGTGCTGCGCGCCCTACCCGAGGCGGGCATCCGCGTCGGAACCCTCAACGATGCTCAGGCCGCCGGATACGTGGGTGAGCCTGTGCAACTGGAGGATTCGTCGTGGGGATCAGGTAAGGACTGGCGCGTGTGGGCCGGTGACCAAGTCAGCGATCTCGTGCAACTCAACGCCGAAGTCGTCGACACCGCACTGGGCGCGGTGGACAAATCCCGTGGACACGACAATGCCCCAGGACGTCCGGAACTGCGAAACCGGGTAAACGATCAGGTGCTTCGGGAGACACTGATGACAGTGTCGAGCGATTGGGCGTTCATGGTGAGCAAGGATTCCGCGGCGGGGTACGCCCGCGAGCGCGCACACAAGCATGCCCACGCAACCAGAGAGATCGCCGAAGCGGTGGTCTCCGGCAAGGACGCGGTCGCCACTCGCCTCGCCGACGGCTGGAACCGCGCGGACGGCCTGTTCCCCGGTCTGGACGCGCGCCGTCTGCCTGACACAGAACTGAGCCCGTCGTGA
- a CDS encoding THUMP-like domain-containing protein, with product MGYDFTLDDVAYLESDSGIAALAEIEQFELSTRTRLADIGRARTRFGDHMPALVDTVLLRRKAAAKLPGSGGWLFTDDAMQQATPAAVADHRAQRLTGRNVHDVTCSIGAELHALTGVADRVVGSDIDGVRLAMARHNVPSAALLRADALRPTTRGTVILADPARRSGGRRTHDPAALMPPLPDLLDAYDGRDIAVKCAPGLDFDNLGWDGEVEVVSLDGGVKEACLWSAGLAGSGVTRRASVLRSDGTGWSVTDAEDDTIPEQEPGEWIIDPDGAVVRAGLVRHYAARHGLWQLDPRIAYLTGSSVPDGVRGFRILEQIKYSEKLLKQTLSKRDCGIVEILVRGVDVDPAVLRPRLKLKGSRSLSVVIVRIGRSASAFICEASR from the coding sequence GTGGGCTATGACTTCACCCTCGACGACGTCGCCTATCTGGAAAGTGATTCCGGCATAGCGGCATTGGCCGAGATAGAACAGTTCGAGCTGTCCACGCGTACGCGTCTGGCCGACATCGGCCGGGCGCGTACGCGTTTCGGCGACCACATGCCCGCGCTTGTCGACACGGTTCTGCTGCGCCGAAAGGCAGCCGCAAAACTGCCCGGCAGCGGGGGGTGGTTGTTCACCGACGACGCGATGCAGCAGGCCACCCCGGCGGCCGTCGCAGATCACCGTGCGCAGCGACTGACCGGACGCAACGTGCACGACGTGACGTGTTCGATCGGTGCGGAACTGCACGCCCTCACCGGCGTGGCGGATCGGGTAGTCGGCAGCGACATCGACGGCGTCCGACTGGCGATGGCCCGTCACAATGTGCCGTCGGCGGCCTTGCTGCGTGCTGACGCTCTGCGTCCCACAACGCGCGGCACCGTGATCCTTGCCGACCCGGCACGTCGTTCTGGCGGACGGCGAACCCACGACCCGGCGGCGTTGATGCCGCCGCTGCCGGACCTGCTCGATGCATACGACGGCCGCGACATCGCCGTGAAATGCGCTCCCGGACTCGATTTCGACAACCTCGGCTGGGACGGCGAGGTCGAGGTCGTCTCACTCGACGGTGGTGTCAAAGAGGCTTGCCTGTGGTCGGCGGGACTGGCCGGGTCCGGCGTGACGCGTCGGGCGTCGGTTTTGCGATCGGACGGTACCGGGTGGTCGGTGACCGACGCCGAGGACGACACCATCCCCGAGCAGGAACCGGGGGAGTGGATCATCGACCCGGACGGCGCCGTGGTTCGGGCGGGTCTGGTGCGCCACTATGCGGCCAGACATGGTCTGTGGCAACTGGACCCACGCATTGCCTATCTCACGGGAAGCAGCGTCCCCGATGGTGTTCGTGGATTCCGGATTCTCGAACAGATCAAGTACTCCGAAAAGCTGTTGAAGCAGACTCTCTCCAAGCGCGACTGCGGCATCGTGGAGATCCTCGTGCGCGGCGTCGACGTCGATCCGGCTGTGCTGCGCCCGCGACTCAAACTCAAGGGTTCGCGCTCGCTCAGCGTCGTGATCGTGCGGATCGGACGCTCGGCGTCTGCCTTCATCTGTGAGGCGTCCCGCTAG
- a CDS encoding acyltransferase has product MTSMWGAPLRTRWRGSRRNDSDQAKFLTVDSLKWVLANKAYTPWYLVRYYRLAKFKMANPHVILRGMVFLGKNVEIHSTPDLSRLEIGRWVHIGDGNAIRCHEGSLRIGDKVVFGKDNVVNTYLDIEIGASTLVADWCYICDFDHRMDDVNTPIKDQGIVKGPVRIGPDTWVAAKVTVLRNTRVGRGCVLGAHAVVKGDIPDYSIAVGSPAKVVKNRKSDWEAGAADRAEYIAALEDIARKKAAAEADESAKR; this is encoded by the coding sequence ATGACGAGCATGTGGGGCGCACCGTTGCGCACTCGGTGGCGGGGATCACGCCGAAACGACAGCGATCAGGCCAAGTTCCTGACCGTCGATTCCCTCAAATGGGTTCTGGCGAACAAGGCATATACCCCCTGGTACCTGGTGCGGTACTACCGTCTTGCCAAGTTCAAGATGGCCAACCCGCACGTGATTCTGCGCGGCATGGTGTTTCTCGGCAAGAACGTCGAAATTCACTCGACTCCCGATCTGTCCCGCCTCGAAATCGGGCGCTGGGTCCACATCGGCGACGGTAACGCGATCCGCTGCCACGAAGGCTCCCTGCGTATCGGGGACAAGGTTGTCTTCGGCAAGGACAACGTCGTCAACACGTACCTCGACATCGAAATCGGCGCCTCCACACTGGTGGCCGACTGGTGCTACATCTGCGACTTCGACCACCGCATGGACGATGTCAACACACCCATCAAGGACCAGGGCATCGTCAAGGGACCGGTCCGTATCGGCCCGGACACCTGGGTCGCCGCCAAGGTCACCGTCCTGCGCAACACCCGCGTCGGCCGGGGTTGTGTTCTCGGGGCCCACGCCGTGGTCAAGGGCGACATCCCGGACTACAGCATCGCCGTCGGTTCGCCGGCCAAGGTCGTCAAGAACCGCAAGTCCGACTGGGAAGCGGGCGCAGCGGATCGCGCCGAGTACATCGCGGCCCTCGAAGACATCGCGCGTAAGAAGGCAGCAGCCGAGGCGGACGAGTCGGCCAAGCGATAA
- a CDS encoding enoyl-CoA hydratase/isomerase family protein — protein sequence MAEFVTLEVSDGIGTIRLARPPMNALNRQVQDELAVAARATALDPAVKAVIVYGGEKVFAAGADVKEMAEMDFGQISDAVAGIQAGIGAIAAIPKPTVAAITGYALGGGLEVALSADRRIAGDNVKVGVPEILLGIIPGGGGTQRLARLIGPAKAKDLVFTGRFVGADEALAIGLVDEVVAPDDVYTAARKWASQFVGGASRALAAAKAAIDEGLNTDLETGLKIEQHLFAGLFATQDQSIGMASFIANGPGKAEFTGR from the coding sequence ATGGCTGAATTTGTAACTCTCGAGGTTTCCGACGGCATCGGCACGATCCGCCTCGCGCGCCCCCCGATGAACGCCCTGAACCGTCAGGTCCAGGACGAACTAGCGGTCGCCGCGCGCGCTACGGCGCTCGATCCGGCAGTCAAGGCCGTCATCGTGTACGGCGGCGAGAAGGTCTTTGCCGCGGGTGCGGACGTCAAGGAAATGGCCGAGATGGACTTCGGTCAGATCAGTGACGCAGTCGCCGGGATCCAGGCCGGAATCGGTGCCATCGCCGCGATCCCGAAGCCGACCGTTGCGGCGATCACCGGCTATGCGCTGGGCGGCGGACTCGAAGTTGCACTGTCCGCAGACCGTCGTATCGCCGGAGACAACGTCAAGGTCGGTGTCCCGGAGATCTTGCTCGGCATCATTCCCGGCGGCGGTGGCACTCAGCGGTTGGCCCGTCTCATCGGACCGGCCAAGGCCAAGGATCTGGTGTTCACCGGCCGCTTTGTCGGTGCTGACGAGGCGTTGGCGATCGGCTTGGTCGACGAGGTCGTCGCGCCGGACGACGTGTACACCGCTGCCCGGAAGTGGGCGTCGCAGTTCGTGGGCGGTGCTTCCCGAGCGCTGGCCGCTGCGAAGGCGGCCATCGACGAGGGCCTGAACACGGATCTGGAGACAGGCCTCAAGATCGAGCAGCATCTGTTCGCGGGACTGTTCGCGACGCAGGATCAGTCGATCGGCATGGCGTCGTTCATCGCGAACGGCCCCGGCAAGGCCGAGTTCACAGGCCGGTAG
- a CDS encoding class I SAM-dependent methyltransferase produces MTASPTDDDIVTPPAAAETSVVDPAPRPHATAEEVEAARKDTKLAQVLYHDWEAETYDDKWSISYDERCIDYARGRFDAVAGDQPLPYERALELGCGTGFFLLNLMQGGVAKTGSVTDLSPGMVKVAMRNAENLGLPVDGRVADAETIPYEDNTFDLVVGHAVLHHIPDVEKSLREVLRVLKPGGRFVFAGEPTTVGNFYARWLGRATWEATTTVTKLPFLADWRRPQEELDESSRAAALEAVVDIHTFDPTDLENMAKSAGADQVHAATEEFAAALLGWPVRTFEAAVPQEKLGWGWGRFAFGGWKTLSWVDEKILRHVVPRGFFYNVMITGVKPGS; encoded by the coding sequence ATGACTGCCAGCCCCACTGACGACGACATTGTCACGCCGCCTGCTGCTGCCGAGACATCAGTAGTGGACCCCGCACCGCGGCCGCACGCCACGGCCGAAGAGGTCGAGGCCGCTCGCAAGGACACCAAGCTTGCCCAGGTGCTCTACCACGACTGGGAAGCCGAGACGTACGACGACAAGTGGTCGATCTCGTACGACGAGCGCTGCATCGACTACGCCAGGGGTCGGTTCGACGCCGTCGCCGGTGATCAGCCTCTGCCGTACGAGCGGGCACTGGAACTGGGTTGCGGCACCGGCTTCTTCCTCCTCAACCTGATGCAGGGTGGCGTTGCCAAGACAGGTTCGGTCACGGACCTCTCGCCCGGCATGGTCAAGGTTGCGATGCGTAACGCCGAGAACCTCGGTCTGCCCGTCGACGGCCGGGTCGCCGACGCGGAGACCATTCCCTACGAGGACAACACGTTCGACCTCGTGGTCGGACACGCTGTGCTGCACCACATTCCCGACGTGGAGAAGTCGCTGCGCGAGGTCCTTCGAGTCCTCAAGCCCGGCGGGCGCTTTGTGTTTGCGGGTGAACCGACCACCGTCGGTAACTTCTACGCTCGCTGGCTCGGCCGCGCGACGTGGGAAGCCACCACCACCGTCACCAAGTTGCCGTTCCTCGCCGACTGGCGTCGTCCGCAGGAGGAGCTCGACGAGTCCTCGCGCGCAGCCGCACTCGAAGCGGTTGTCGACATTCACACGTTCGACCCGACGGATCTCGAGAACATGGCGAAGTCCGCAGGCGCCGATCAGGTTCACGCCGCCACCGAGGAATTTGCCGCAGCACTTCTCGGTTGGCCGGTTCGCACCTTCGAAGCCGCAGTCCCGCAAGAAAAGCTCGGTTGGGGCTGGGGACGCTTCGCATTCGGCGGGTGGAAGACCCTCAGCTGGGTGGACGAGAAGATTCTGCGCCACGTCGTTCCGCGCGGATTCTTCTACAACGTCATGATCACCGGCGTAAAGCCCGGCAGCTGA
- a CDS encoding glycosyltransferase family 4 protein, which translates to MKILIVSWEYPPVVVGGLGRHVHHLATELAAAGHEVVVLSRRPSGTDASTHPTLTHISEGVLVVAVAEDPAHFVFGEDMLAWTLAMGHAMVRAGMALHKPGVGEGWQPDVVHAHDWLVAHPAIALAEFYDVPLVSTLHATEAGRHSGWISGRINRQVHSVEWWLANESDALITCSASMQDEVTELYGPTLPPVSVIRNGIDLTTWNFRERAPRSGPPKLLFVGRLEYEKGVQDAIAALPRIRRSHPGTTLAIAGEGTQFGWLAEQARAHRVVRSVNFLGNLDHTELLSWLHGADAIVLPSRYEPFGIIALEAAAAGTPLITSTAGGLGEAVVDGVTGMSFQPGDVAGLTSAVREVLDDPAGAQERALAARARLTSDFDWHQVAEETAHVYAGAKRRVRHPLARPVIPERPLPGR; encoded by the coding sequence GTGAAAATTCTCATCGTCTCGTGGGAGTACCCCCCGGTTGTGGTCGGCGGACTCGGTCGGCACGTCCACCATCTCGCCACCGAGTTGGCTGCGGCCGGGCACGAGGTGGTGGTTCTGTCGCGTCGTCCGTCCGGTACCGACGCGTCGACGCACCCGACACTCACGCACATTTCCGAAGGCGTGCTTGTGGTCGCGGTTGCCGAGGATCCCGCGCACTTCGTGTTCGGTGAAGACATGCTCGCCTGGACGCTCGCGATGGGTCACGCGATGGTCCGAGCCGGAATGGCACTGCACAAGCCCGGCGTCGGCGAGGGCTGGCAGCCCGATGTGGTCCACGCCCACGATTGGCTGGTTGCCCACCCCGCAATCGCCTTGGCCGAATTCTACGACGTGCCATTGGTTTCCACGCTCCACGCCACGGAAGCTGGACGGCACAGCGGCTGGATCTCCGGCCGCATCAACCGTCAGGTCCACTCCGTCGAATGGTGGCTGGCCAATGAATCCGACGCTCTCATAACGTGTTCCGCGTCGATGCAGGACGAGGTCACCGAACTCTACGGCCCCACGCTTCCGCCGGTCAGTGTCATCCGTAACGGAATCGACTTGACCACGTGGAACTTTCGCGAACGCGCGCCACGATCCGGGCCGCCGAAACTGCTCTTTGTCGGACGGCTCGAATACGAGAAGGGTGTCCAGGACGCCATTGCGGCGCTCCCGCGAATCCGTCGTAGCCACCCCGGCACCACGCTCGCGATCGCGGGCGAGGGCACTCAGTTCGGCTGGCTCGCCGAACAGGCGCGCGCCCATCGCGTCGTCCGGTCCGTGAATTTCCTCGGCAACCTCGATCACACCGAACTGCTGAGTTGGCTGCACGGCGCGGACGCCATAGTCCTGCCGTCACGGTACGAACCGTTCGGCATCATCGCTCTCGAAGCTGCGGCGGCAGGCACACCGCTGATTACGTCTACTGCAGGCGGACTGGGTGAGGCCGTCGTCGACGGTGTCACCGGCATGTCCTTCCAACCGGGCGATGTTGCGGGGCTGACGTCGGCCGTGCGCGAAGTGCTCGACGATCCGGCCGGCGCTCAGGAACGGGCGCTCGCAGCGCGGGCACGTCTCACCTCGGACTTCGACTGGCACCAAGTCGCCGAGGAAACCGCACATGTCTACGCGGGAGCCAAGCGCCGAGTGCGCCATCCCCTGGCCCGGCCGGTGATTCCGGAGCGACCGCTACCCGGCCGCTGA
- a CDS encoding maleylpyruvate isomerase family mycothiol-dependent enzyme, which yields MSEQTPEWVVEHRRELVAFLDGLTAAQWDTQSLCEGWRVREVVAHITMPYRYPASRFVLEMVKSRGNFNRMSNRRALADAQELTEQQLLSSLRDNVAYPWKPPGGGFDGALSHDVIHGQDIRVALGDDYVVPEDRLSRVLDGLSPKNVKYFGADLEGVRLRADDRDWEFGAGAEVHGAAQDLLMVLCGRILPPGYLLGDARMRFTSAAG from the coding sequence ATGAGTGAACAGACACCCGAGTGGGTTGTCGAGCACCGACGCGAACTGGTGGCCTTCCTGGACGGCCTCACCGCTGCGCAATGGGACACACAGTCGCTGTGCGAGGGGTGGCGCGTGCGTGAGGTGGTCGCGCACATCACCATGCCGTACCGCTATCCCGCATCGAGATTCGTTCTCGAGATGGTGAAATCCCGAGGCAACTTCAACCGCATGTCCAACCGTCGTGCACTCGCCGATGCACAGGAGTTGACCGAGCAGCAGTTGCTCAGCTCCCTGCGCGACAACGTCGCGTACCCCTGGAAACCGCCGGGAGGTGGCTTCGACGGGGCGCTGTCCCACGACGTCATTCACGGCCAGGACATCCGCGTTGCACTCGGCGACGACTATGTCGTGCCCGAAGATCGCCTCAGTCGTGTTCTGGACGGCCTGTCACCGAAGAACGTGAAGTACTTCGGAGCAGACCTCGAAGGCGTGCGTCTGCGCGCCGACGACCGGGACTGGGAATTCGGCGCCGGTGCCGAAGTACACGGCGCCGCACAGGACTTGCTGATGGTGCTGTGTGGCCGCATCCTGCCGCCGGGCTACTTGCTCGGCGACGCGCGGATGCGGTTCACGTCAGCGGCCGGGTAG
- a CDS encoding bifunctional 2-polyprenyl-6-hydroxyphenol methylase/3-demethylubiquinol 3-O-methyltransferase UbiG encodes MSETSVSNHEDAPLPLTGERTVPGIPEENYWFRRHEVVYRALLGRCTDRRVLEAGSGEGYGANMIADVATKVTGLDYDISAVEHVRARYPRVEMIHGNLAELPLEDNSVDVVVNFQVIEHLWDQGQFLRECFRVLSPGGELLISTPNRITFSPGRDTPLNPFHTRELNADEMTELLVDAGFRVQLMTGVHHGRRLKDLDAKHGGSFIDAQIDRALAGEPWPADLTRDVEGITVDDFTLSVPDIDASLDLVAIAVKDAAVKDPAE; translated from the coding sequence GTGAGTGAAACAAGTGTCAGCAACCACGAGGACGCACCCCTTCCCCTGACGGGCGAACGAACGGTGCCGGGAATCCCCGAAGAGAACTACTGGTTCCGGCGCCACGAAGTTGTCTACCGCGCGTTGCTGGGGCGCTGCACCGACCGCCGCGTGCTCGAAGCCGGATCCGGAGAAGGCTACGGCGCCAACATGATTGCCGATGTCGCCACCAAGGTCACCGGCCTCGATTACGACATCTCCGCCGTCGAGCACGTCCGCGCCCGATACCCCCGCGTCGAGATGATCCACGGCAATCTCGCCGAACTGCCACTCGAAGACAACTCGGTGGACGTCGTAGTGAACTTCCAGGTAATCGAGCACCTGTGGGACCAGGGACAGTTCCTGCGCGAATGCTTCCGGGTTTTGTCTCCCGGCGGCGAACTTCTGATCAGCACCCCCAACCGGATCACCTTCTCCCCCGGCCGGGACACACCGCTCAACCCGTTTCACACCCGCGAACTCAATGCGGACGAGATGACGGAACTACTGGTCGACGCCGGATTCCGCGTCCAACTCATGACCGGTGTCCATCACGGCCGCAGGCTGAAGGATCTCGACGCGAAACATGGCGGATCGTTCATCGATGCGCAGATCGACCGCGCCCTCGCCGGTGAGCCGTGGCCGGCAGACCTGACCCGCGACGTCGAAGGCATCACCGTCGACGACTTCACACTGTCCGTCCCCGACATCGACGCGAGCCTCGACCTCGTTGCCATCGCTGTGAAAGATGCCGCAGTGAAAGATCCTGCCGAGTGA
- a CDS encoding electron transfer flavoprotein subunit beta/FixA family protein, which translates to MTNIVVLIKQVPDTWSERKLTDGDYTLDREAADAVLDEINERSVEEALLIKEAQGGEVTVLSAGPDRATDAIRKALSMGADKAVHINDPALHGSDAIQTAWTLAAALGQITFENEEPADLIIAGNEATDGRVGAVPAIIAEYLGIPQLTQLRKLVVADGTVTGERETDEGVFGLEASLPAIVSVTEKINEPRFPSFKGIMAAKKKEVLVYTLADLGVDPETVGVANAGTTVTSSTPKPPRTAGERIADEGDGGTKIAAYLVSNKVI; encoded by the coding sequence ATGACGAATATCGTTGTTTTGATCAAGCAGGTCCCCGACACATGGTCCGAGCGCAAGCTGACCGACGGCGACTACACGCTTGACCGTGAAGCCGCAGACGCAGTGCTCGACGAGATCAACGAGCGCTCCGTCGAAGAAGCACTCCTCATCAAGGAAGCTCAGGGCGGTGAGGTGACGGTGCTGTCCGCAGGTCCCGACCGCGCCACCGACGCTATCCGCAAGGCACTGTCGATGGGCGCCGACAAGGCCGTCCACATCAACGACCCCGCGCTGCACGGCTCCGACGCCATCCAGACCGCGTGGACCCTTGCTGCCGCACTCGGACAGATCACGTTCGAGAACGAAGAGCCCGCAGACCTGATCATCGCCGGAAACGAGGCCACTGACGGCCGCGTCGGCGCTGTTCCGGCCATCATTGCCGAGTACCTGGGCATTCCCCAGCTCACGCAGCTGCGCAAGCTCGTCGTCGCCGACGGCACCGTCACCGGCGAGCGCGAGACCGACGAGGGCGTTTTCGGCCTCGAGGCTTCGCTGCCCGCAATCGTCTCGGTCACCGAGAAGATCAACGAGCCGCGCTTCCCCTCCTTCAAGGGCATCATGGCCGCGAAGAAGAAGGAAGTTCTCGTCTACACACTGGCCGACCTCGGTGTCGACCCGGAGACCGTGGGTGTTGCCAACGCCGGCACGACCGTGACCTCCTCCACTCCGAAGCCCCCCCGCACCGCTGGTGAGCGCATCGCCGACGAGGGAGACGGTGGCACCAAGATTGCCGCGTACCTCGTCAGCAACAAGGTCATCTGA
- a CDS encoding PQQ-binding-like beta-propeller repeat protein, whose translation MRRVLRSSVMVMAAIATVMAAGCGSESSVVDRYATAGWPAMHADARNSDTSPVTGSRDLEFSWSRPLGGPVAAYASVGANGQSFVTARAENGCNLFSFQLDTGRKVWCTRMNDGVAASTPIVDTATNVYVGESGAMASYTRNGQLRWRTLVVGTPLSAQFTGDGNLLFITQLGQINVLNPQTGAKVVSSYNLIPPPTFDQQPNAELIPDNQGLDECFLGTAGCPVANTPAIDLASGTFYFTFFGPNSLAADLVAMKYTGGENPSITPEWSTDALPGGTASSPDLSKDGKTVYTTDNNGTLWAIDAATGDTVWSYGIGFNSAGSPSTSDDGLIIPAGAGDGHLLAVQDKGDHAELVWERKDLLQLGVPAQTAGNTGYTVVREGDNGLSLVTFDTRSGETVAQNTLPGAVGFTVGTSVGPNGEVVTPSAIGELFVFK comes from the coding sequence ATGCGGCGGGTCCTACGGTCGTCCGTGATGGTGATGGCGGCGATCGCTACGGTGATGGCTGCCGGGTGCGGAAGCGAGTCTTCCGTAGTCGACCGTTACGCAACTGCCGGGTGGCCGGCGATGCACGCCGACGCCCGCAACAGCGACACCAGCCCGGTCACGGGATCCCGCGATCTCGAGTTCTCGTGGTCTCGTCCGCTCGGCGGCCCGGTTGCCGCCTATGCGTCCGTAGGAGCGAACGGCCAGAGTTTCGTGACGGCGCGCGCCGAGAACGGTTGCAACCTCTTCTCGTTCCAGCTCGATACCGGCCGCAAGGTGTGGTGTACCCGGATGAACGACGGTGTTGCCGCGTCGACGCCCATCGTGGACACCGCGACCAACGTCTACGTGGGTGAGAGCGGCGCGATGGCGTCGTACACCCGCAATGGCCAGTTGCGTTGGCGCACACTTGTTGTCGGCACTCCCCTCTCGGCGCAGTTCACCGGCGACGGCAATCTGCTGTTCATCACGCAGCTCGGCCAGATCAATGTGCTGAATCCGCAGACCGGCGCGAAGGTCGTCTCGTCGTACAACCTGATTCCGCCGCCGACGTTCGACCAGCAGCCCAATGCCGAACTCATTCCCGACAATCAGGGACTCGACGAGTGCTTCCTCGGCACGGCCGGCTGCCCGGTGGCAAACACTCCCGCAATCGATCTGGCAAGCGGCACGTTCTACTTCACGTTCTTCGGGCCCAATTCGCTTGCCGCCGATCTGGTCGCCATGAAGTACACGGGCGGCGAGAACCCGTCGATCACTCCCGAGTGGTCCACCGACGCACTGCCCGGCGGAACCGCGTCGAGCCCTGACCTGTCGAAGGACGGAAAGACCGTCTACACCACCGACAACAACGGCACCCTGTGGGCGATCGACGCGGCAACCGGCGACACCGTGTGGAGTTACGGCATAGGCTTCAACTCCGCAGGGAGCCCGTCCACCTCCGACGACGGATTGATCATCCCCGCCGGCGCCGGCGACGGTCACCTGCTTGCCGTCCAGGACAAGGGCGATCACGCCGAACTCGTCTGGGAGCGTAAAGATCTGCTGCAGTTGGGTGTTCCGGCTCAAACCGCGGGCAACACCGGGTACACCGTCGTCCGCGAAGGCGACAACGGGCTGAGCCTGGTCACATTCGACACCCGATCCGGTGAAACCGTGGCTCAGAACACCTTGCCGGGAGCGGTCGGCTTCACTGTCGGCACCTCTGTGGGCCCGAACGGTGAAGTGGTGACACCCAGCGCAATCGGCGAATTGTTCGTCTTCAAGTGA